In Aliiglaciecola sp. LCG003, a genomic segment contains:
- a CDS encoding DUF3570 domain-containing protein → MTKPWLLILLIVQLLLAISLGVNAAVLPQERADVMYHSYQGDGMSIDGPSVLLRKQIGNKVSVSANYYVDMISGASIDVLATASPYTEERTEHSVGIDFLHNKTLLNLNYTSSSENDFEARSVHFGISQDFFGDLTTLSLGYAKGWDEVGKRGDENFAEEADRQQFQLGLTQVLTKNMIMGLTFETITDEGYLNNPYRAVRYTDTTADRGYRFETELYPNTRTSNAAALNLNYYLAYRASIYGEARIFSDTWGIDANSFKVGYIHTFGDNWILDLRVRHYQQDRADFYQDLFTRSAEQNFRARDKEMSSFRNSSIGFSLTYEFKFSQSSWLKKSTINYELDHLRFEYDDFRNILADGPVGAEPLFEFSANVTRIFVSIWY, encoded by the coding sequence ATGACCAAGCCTTGGTTGCTGATTTTGCTGATAGTGCAATTACTCTTAGCAATTTCCCTAGGCGTAAACGCCGCGGTTCTGCCTCAGGAACGTGCCGATGTGATGTATCATTCCTATCAAGGTGACGGCATGTCTATAGATGGTCCATCGGTATTGCTGCGTAAACAAATCGGCAACAAAGTATCGGTGTCGGCTAATTATTATGTGGATATGATATCCGGCGCCTCTATTGATGTACTAGCCACCGCCAGTCCCTACACAGAAGAGCGCACAGAGCACAGTGTAGGAATTGACTTTTTGCACAATAAAACCCTGTTGAATCTAAATTACACCAGTAGTTCGGAAAATGATTTTGAAGCTCGTTCTGTGCATTTTGGTATCTCACAAGACTTCTTCGGTGACTTGACAACCCTTAGTCTAGGTTATGCCAAAGGTTGGGATGAAGTAGGCAAGCGAGGGGATGAAAATTTTGCTGAAGAAGCTGACCGCCAACAATTTCAACTAGGTCTGACTCAAGTACTGACTAAAAATATGATCATGGGACTCACCTTTGAAACTATAACGGACGAAGGGTATTTGAATAATCCATATCGTGCGGTACGGTATACCGATACAACGGCAGACAGGGGCTATCGCTTTGAAACAGAATTGTATCCCAATACACGTACCAGTAATGCTGCCGCGCTCAATCTAAATTACTATTTAGCATATCGCGCCAGCATCTATGGCGAAGCTCGGATTTTTTCTGATACTTGGGGTATTGACGCCAATAGTTTTAAAGTAGGATATATCCATACCTTTGGTGATAATTGGATTTTGGATCTGCGCGTACGGCATTATCAGCAGGATAGGGCGGATTTCTATCAAGATTTATTTACCCGTAGTGCTGAGCAGAATTTTCGCGCCAGAGACAAAGAGATGAGTAGCTTCAGAAATAGCTCTATAGGATTTAGTTTGACTTATGAGTTTAAGTTTTCTCAATCTTCTTGGTTGAAAAAGAGTACGATAAATTATGAGTTAGATCATCTGCGTTTTGAGTATGATGATTTTAGAAATATCCTCGCTGATGGACCGGTTGGCGCTGAACCTTTATTTGAATTTTCAGCTAACGTCACGAGAATATTTGTATCAATTTGGTATTAG
- a CDS encoding DUF4266 domain-containing protein, translated as MLKKIAAGLMASVSVAYLTGCVSTLEPWVKPYERDNLADPIMALNPNPVSFSYTKHAFQAREGARGAEGGAGGGCGCN; from the coding sequence ATGCTTAAAAAAATTGCAGCAGGATTAATGGCCAGTGTCAGCGTGGCGTATCTCACCGGATGTGTCAGTACCCTGGAGCCATGGGTTAAGCCTTATGAGCGTGACAATCTAGCGGATCCCATCATGGCCCTCAACCCTAATCCAGTTTCCTTTAGCTACACCAAACATGCTTTTCAGGCTAGGGAAGGGGCGCGAGGTGCAGAAGGTGGAGCGGGAGGTGGCTGTGGCTGTAACTAA
- a CDS encoding TlpA disulfide reductase family protein, whose product MNSKPFSNFYYLFVAVISLLIIATFTAKASDTISSAPDFTLKSQSGENMRLEEQQGNVVLINFWASWCAPCREELPHFEAMQQEYQDIGFTVLAVNVDENPEKATALLKDIAVSFPVLFDDNDQVSKLYDVRAMPTTVIIDRDGNKRLTHYGYKTGDETKYQSVVKALLRE is encoded by the coding sequence ATGAATTCAAAACCATTTTCTAATTTTTATTATCTATTTGTCGCGGTGATTTCATTGTTGATCATAGCCACATTTACCGCCAAGGCGTCTGATACCATCAGCAGCGCTCCAGATTTCACCCTGAAAAGCCAGTCTGGCGAAAATATGCGCTTGGAAGAGCAGCAAGGTAATGTGGTATTGATTAACTTTTGGGCATCATGGTGTGCGCCATGTCGCGAAGAATTGCCGCATTTTGAAGCAATGCAGCAAGAGTACCAGGATATCGGTTTTACCGTATTGGCGGTGAATGTGGATGAGAATCCAGAAAAGGCCACGGCATTGCTTAAAGATATTGCAGTGAGCTTCCCGGTATTGTTTGATGATAACGATCAAGTCAGCAAGCTTTATGATGTGCGTGCCATGCCCACTACGGTGATCATTGATCGGGATGGCAACAAGCGCTTGACGCATTACGGATATAAAACTGGCGACGAGACCAAGTATCAGTCCGTGGTTAAAGCTTTACTAAGAGAATAG
- a CDS encoding outer membrane beta-barrel domain-containing protein produces METRICSIFLGVMLLGSASHAVAQQAEPQDTRTSTQTVFEPDLQRRDINAAKIDSENFELGLFVGVLSIEDFSSNAVIGARVAYHVNEDFFVEASYAQSKAGKTSFEKLSGGAPFLTEDERDYTYYNLSLGYNLNGEVFVSNDLVFNSATYFTLGAGSTDFAGDSRFTISAGAGYRLLLTDYFALHVGLKDHIFNSEIIGEEKATHNIEYGLGATFFF; encoded by the coding sequence GTGGAAACTCGGATTTGCAGTATTTTTCTAGGCGTTATGCTATTGGGCAGCGCATCCCATGCAGTGGCTCAGCAGGCTGAACCACAAGACACTCGCACATCTACTCAAACAGTGTTTGAACCTGACTTGCAACGTAGAGATATCAACGCTGCAAAAATCGACAGTGAAAATTTTGAATTAGGGTTGTTTGTTGGTGTGTTGAGTATCGAAGATTTTTCTTCCAATGCAGTGATTGGTGCTCGTGTTGCTTATCATGTTAATGAAGATTTCTTTGTGGAGGCTAGCTATGCCCAATCCAAAGCGGGTAAAACCAGTTTTGAAAAATTGAGCGGCGGTGCGCCCTTTCTAACTGAAGATGAGCGTGACTATACCTATTATAACTTGTCCCTCGGGTATAACCTGAACGGCGAAGTTTTTGTGAGCAATGATTTGGTATTTAATTCCGCGACCTATTTTACCTTGGGCGCAGGTAGTACAGATTTTGCCGGTGATAGTCGTTTTACCATAAGCGCTGGTGCTGGCTATCGTTTGCTGCTCACCGATTATTTTGCCCTCCATGTGGGCCTCAAAGATCATATTTTTAATAGTGAAATTATTGGCGAAGAAAAAGCCACCCACAACATCGAGTATGGACTGGGTGCAACCTTTTTCTTTTGA
- a CDS encoding SH3 domain-containing protein, translated as MMEKMAKWFFLIGFALIVNPAFGEDILPEVQIAQPYIELHTGPAMGYPVFYVATKDEWITVLKRRTNWFKVRTRKGKEGWVKLADLAMTLSSEGQPVEIVQQSFASYQQRDFEFGANGGSLDGVPSLSVVASWVWTENIATELSLSQALGDFSENRYATLSITHSPFPEWRWSPYFRLGAGQIQTKPRANLVQSGEDTRTNDLLAASIGVRYYLTQNFVLKLEYQNLVVLTERDENEELEEWKLGFAVFF; from the coding sequence ATGATGGAAAAAATGGCCAAATGGTTCTTCCTGATAGGGTTTGCCTTAATCGTTAATCCAGCCTTTGGCGAAGATATCTTGCCAGAGGTGCAAATTGCACAGCCTTATATCGAATTGCATACGGGACCCGCGATGGGGTATCCGGTGTTTTACGTGGCGACGAAAGATGAATGGATAACGGTTCTCAAACGTCGCACCAACTGGTTCAAAGTCCGAACACGTAAGGGAAAGGAAGGTTGGGTGAAATTGGCTGATCTGGCAATGACACTCAGTAGTGAAGGCCAGCCGGTGGAGATTGTTCAGCAAAGTTTCGCAAGCTATCAACAGCGAGATTTTGAATTTGGCGCCAATGGTGGCTCTCTTGATGGTGTGCCTTCGTTATCGGTGGTCGCCAGTTGGGTTTGGACTGAAAATATCGCTACAGAACTGAGTCTTAGTCAGGCACTAGGCGATTTTTCAGAAAATCGTTATGCAACTTTAAGTATCACTCATAGTCCCTTCCCTGAATGGCGCTGGTCACCGTATTTTCGACTGGGCGCAGGGCAAATACAAACTAAACCGCGAGCTAACTTGGTGCAGTCTGGTGAAGATACACGTACTAACGATCTACTCGCGGCGAGCATTGGTGTGCGCTATTACCTGACACAAAACTTTGTGCTCAAACTGGAATATCAAAATTTAGTTGTGCTTACCGAGCGTGACGAGAATGAGGAGTTGGAAGAGTGGAAACTCGGATTTGCAGTATTTTTCTAG
- a CDS encoding LamG domain-containing protein → MQQSTISRSINLLVVSAFMLLLNGCGGSTAKVEKTPLPPPTQQPGETYSGPPANTDDVQRYKLNLWDNISSVERCGACHVQTGQSPEFARNDDINLAYVATNPLVNLAEPETSTLVTKVAGGHNCWLSSAAACADIMTTWITNWADTDVTANQIQLEAPVEKSPGANKNFPLGSDLFASTVHPLLASYCVNCHVGSATIPIAPYFASSDADEAYQVSKSRLNLDNPAASRFVGRVRDEFHNCWSDCASDSDELITAIQAMSDGIELTELDPQLVNSQALTLFDGTLATGGGRFENDLIAKWEFKTGSGTTAFDTSGVEPAMDLTLSGDVNWIGGWGIQLLNGKAQSSTTSSKKLHDLLTATNELSIEAWVVPANVTQEGPARIMSYSGGADTRNFTLGQTLYNYDFLLRTDNTDANGEPALSTPNADDVLQASLQHVVITYDPIKGRQVYVNGALTNANDDIPVGNFNEWNSTYAFVMGSEVSGQFPWAGSIRMAAVHNRALSPSQIAQNFDAGIGQKFFLLFNVSQHSNIAQSYVVMEVSQFDSYSYLFAEPFFISLDSSAEIQTVAIDGVRIGLNGKEVASGQVFQNLQASINPSDYVNGQGQHLSRLGTTVAIEKGPQLDEFFLTFEQLGDASNIVVEAEPPAQSLPTDLPAQADIGVRNFAEINATLATITTVPTSNSEVKAAFETLKQQLPTVTDPTSFLASNQMAITQMAIKYCDQLVENNNLRASYFSGFDFNQAADQAFTAQNRELIVTPLLDRVIGQDLASQPERSDVAQELNNLIDTLTDCSGNKVCDATYTRTVVKATCAATIGSAAMLVQ, encoded by the coding sequence ATGCAGCAGTCAACTATCTCTCGGTCGATTAATCTATTAGTGGTAAGTGCGTTTATGCTATTACTAAATGGCTGTGGCGGGAGTACTGCGAAGGTAGAGAAAACCCCGCTGCCACCGCCAACCCAACAGCCGGGGGAAACCTATTCAGGTCCACCCGCTAATACTGATGACGTGCAGCGTTACAAACTCAATTTGTGGGACAATATTAGCAGTGTCGAGCGTTGCGGTGCCTGTCATGTTCAAACCGGTCAATCACCAGAGTTTGCCCGTAACGATGACATTAATTTAGCCTATGTAGCCACTAACCCATTGGTGAATCTGGCCGAGCCCGAAACTTCAACCTTGGTCACTAAGGTTGCTGGGGGGCATAATTGTTGGTTGTCCAGTGCTGCGGCCTGTGCTGACATTATGACGACTTGGATCACAAATTGGGCTGATACTGACGTGACGGCTAACCAGATCCAACTGGAAGCCCCCGTTGAAAAATCACCAGGCGCAAATAAAAACTTTCCGCTTGGCAGTGACTTGTTCGCCAGTACCGTTCATCCATTGTTAGCCTCCTATTGTGTTAACTGCCACGTCGGCTCTGCGACTATTCCTATTGCACCTTATTTTGCTTCGAGCGATGCTGACGAAGCCTACCAAGTATCCAAGTCTCGGCTTAATTTGGATAACCCTGCCGCTTCGCGCTTTGTCGGTAGGGTACGAGATGAATTCCACAACTGCTGGAGTGATTGTGCCAGCGACAGTGACGAATTGATTACTGCCATTCAAGCAATGTCGGATGGCATAGAGCTGACAGAATTGGATCCGCAACTGGTAAATAGCCAAGCATTAACCCTATTCGATGGCACTTTGGCCACAGGCGGCGGTCGTTTTGAAAATGACCTGATAGCCAAATGGGAATTTAAAACCGGTTCAGGTACCACCGCATTCGATACCAGTGGTGTTGAACCCGCGATGGATCTGACCTTAAGCGGTGACGTGAACTGGATAGGCGGATGGGGAATTCAGTTGCTAAACGGTAAAGCTCAAAGCAGTACCACCAGTAGTAAAAAGCTTCATGATTTATTGACAGCGACTAACGAGCTGTCCATTGAAGCTTGGGTGGTGCCAGCCAATGTGACCCAAGAAGGCCCCGCTCGTATTATGAGTTATTCAGGCGGTGCAGATACGCGCAACTTCACCTTGGGTCAAACCCTCTATAATTACGACTTTTTACTGCGTACCGACAATACTGATGCCAATGGTGAGCCTGCACTTTCGACCCCTAATGCAGATGATGTTTTGCAAGCTAGCTTGCAGCATGTGGTGATCACTTATGATCCAATAAAGGGTAGACAAGTTTATGTCAATGGCGCATTGACCAACGCGAATGATGATATCCCGGTGGGTAACTTCAATGAATGGAACAGTACCTATGCCTTTGTTATGGGTAGCGAAGTATCTGGTCAGTTTCCATGGGCAGGCTCGATACGTATGGCTGCGGTACATAATCGCGCTCTGAGTCCCAGTCAAATTGCGCAAAACTTTGACGCAGGCATCGGACAAAAGTTTTTCCTACTATTTAACGTATCCCAGCACAGCAACATCGCTCAAAGTTATGTGGTGATGGAAGTCAGTCAATTTGACAGTTACAGTTACCTCTTCGCAGAACCCTTTTTCATTAGCCTTGATAGTAGCGCCGAGATCCAAACTGTTGCGATCGACGGCGTCCGAATCGGTCTGAACGGTAAAGAAGTGGCATCCGGGCAAGTATTCCAAAATCTACAGGCTAGTATCAATCCATCTGACTATGTAAATGGCCAAGGGCAGCACTTGTCTCGTTTAGGTACAACTGTCGCAATTGAAAAAGGTCCGCAACTTGATGAGTTTTTTCTAACCTTCGAACAATTGGGTGATGCCAGCAATATTGTTGTCGAAGCCGAGCCTCCGGCGCAAAGCCTGCCAACCGACCTGCCCGCGCAGGCCGATATTGGGGTACGTAATTTTGCCGAAATCAATGCTACTCTGGCTACAATCACCACAGTTCCTACTAGCAACAGTGAAGTCAAAGCTGCGTTTGAAACCCTTAAACAGCAACTCCCAACCGTTACCGATCCAACTAGTTTTCTGGCGTCCAATCAAATGGCTATCACTCAGATGGCAATAAAATATTGCGACCAATTGGTTGAGAATAACAATTTGCGCGCAAGTTACTTCAGCGGATTCGATTTTAATCAAGCCGCCGACCAAGCCTTTACAGCGCAAAATCGAGAGCTGATTGTGACACCGCTACTCGATCGTGTGATTGGACAAGATCTTGCGAGCCAGCCAGAACGCAGTGACGTGGCTCAAGAGCTAAATAACTTGATTGATACTCTGACAGATTGTTCAGGTAATAAAGTCTGTGATGCAACTTATACCCGCACAGTGGTGAAAGCCACTTGCGCTGCAACCATCGGCAGTGCAGCCATGCTTGTACAATAA
- a CDS encoding general secretion pathway protein GspF, whose product MNNKKFNNLSADAPLLHDDHAKPVSRREFIAQGFTAGLGTVMAGSVFSLFGNPRNANAALSGDLEALKANCGIATQGAGKIPFICFDLAGGANISGSNVLVGGRGGQLDFLSTGGYSKLGLPGDMVPSIMNPATGLSDFINTELGLAFHSDSAFLRGILEKVSPTNRANINGAVIPARSENDTGNNPHNPMYGINKVGADGSLLTLVGSRNSDSGGNSMSPAAMIDSAKRPTKIDRPSDVTGLVDTGDLVGLLSQQDSVAVMESIQRISDMKLGKVNTQITTDEVIKDLVRCGYVKSADITDRFGDPSSLNPELDGDIVGDAGIFSQAEFDSDGEFRKAAAVMKLVINGFAGAGTITMGGFDYHTGNRMVGEVRDLRAGRCMGACIEYAAKLGVPLMMYVCSDGSVASNGMIDDSVDGRGKGVWTGDNSSTAASFFLVYNPNGTPQLLGASAEQQAQHQQIGYMRRDASVETAATPAANNVNLLVETVILNYMALHGEQGGFSAAFPQHGLGNSSLMDSLTAFEPIVNGVMS is encoded by the coding sequence ATGAACAACAAAAAATTTAACAATTTATCCGCCGATGCACCTTTATTGCACGATGACCATGCAAAGCCAGTATCACGGAGAGAGTTCATCGCTCAAGGATTTACTGCCGGATTAGGCACAGTGATGGCAGGCTCAGTATTTAGCCTGTTTGGCAATCCTCGCAATGCCAATGCAGCGTTATCTGGCGATCTTGAAGCCCTTAAAGCTAACTGTGGTATCGCAACCCAAGGTGCGGGAAAAATTCCGTTTATCTGCTTTGATTTGGCGGGCGGAGCAAATATTTCAGGTTCAAATGTGCTGGTCGGTGGTCGTGGCGGCCAATTGGATTTTTTAAGTACCGGTGGCTATAGCAAACTGGGATTACCCGGCGACATGGTGCCTTCAATAATGAATCCCGCCACAGGTTTAAGTGACTTTATCAATACTGAGTTGGGTTTGGCCTTTCATTCTGACAGCGCCTTTCTTAGGGGCATACTGGAAAAAGTCAGCCCGACAAATCGTGCGAATATCAATGGTGCGGTGATCCCCGCCCGCTCAGAGAATGACACGGGCAATAATCCGCATAATCCGATGTATGGCATCAATAAAGTAGGCGCGGATGGTTCGCTGCTTACTTTGGTGGGCTCGCGCAATTCAGATTCTGGCGGCAACAGTATGTCACCCGCAGCGATGATAGACTCTGCCAAGCGTCCAACCAAAATTGATCGTCCTTCGGATGTGACAGGTTTAGTTGACACTGGCGATCTCGTAGGCTTGTTAAGTCAGCAAGACTCGGTCGCGGTGATGGAGTCGATCCAACGGATAAGCGACATGAAGTTGGGTAAGGTCAATACCCAAATCACCACAGATGAAGTGATCAAAGATTTGGTTCGGTGTGGCTATGTCAAAAGTGCAGATATTACCGATAGATTTGGTGACCCATCCTCACTCAATCCGGAGCTGGATGGGGATATTGTTGGTGATGCCGGTATATTTAGCCAAGCAGAATTTGATAGTGATGGCGAATTTAGAAAAGCAGCTGCGGTAATGAAATTAGTCATTAATGGTTTTGCCGGAGCAGGCACCATCACCATGGGCGGCTTTGATTACCACACAGGCAACCGTATGGTGGGCGAAGTACGCGACTTGCGCGCGGGTCGCTGTATGGGAGCCTGTATTGAATATGCGGCTAAATTGGGTGTACCACTGATGATGTATGTTTGCAGTGACGGTTCAGTTGCGAGCAACGGTATGATTGATGATTCAGTCGATGGTCGTGGCAAGGGAGTGTGGACTGGAGACAATTCTTCCACGGCCGCGTCATTCTTTTTGGTCTATAACCCAAATGGTACGCCTCAATTACTCGGTGCGAGTGCAGAACAACAAGCGCAACATCAGCAAATAGGCTACATGCGCCGCGATGCTTCGGTCGAGACCGCAGCGACGCCTGCGGCAAACAACGTCAACTTACTGGTTGAAACCGTGATCCTCAATTACATGGCGTTACACGGGGAACAAGGTGGCTTTTCCGCAGCTTTCCCGCAACATGGTTTAGGTAACTCAAGCTTAATGGATAGCCTTACCGCGTTTGAACCCATAGTCAATGGCGTGATGAGCTAA
- a CDS encoding CBS domain-containing protein — MSEFKTIPTIALGLSKTFCIDRQDANTETLTLHSPALFVMTDFSRPNPNILDDDSTIDEALHVMQKSHVKSKLVVDKKMNILGIINMADLLSRKVLKTANERGVTRGDMTVKEVMVPVSELHGVSYEKIAKSSIGDALATMRQLGELHLLVFDIEQNLRGVISAIDISHGLNIAMDVGPIAHNFKDVFNVIHNHRELS, encoded by the coding sequence ATGAGCGAATTTAAAACCATTCCCACCATTGCATTAGGCTTGTCCAAAACATTCTGCATCGACAGACAGGACGCCAATACGGAGACATTAACCCTGCATAGCCCTGCACTCTTTGTTATGACAGACTTTTCCAGACCCAACCCCAATATTCTGGATGACGACTCCACGATTGATGAGGCCTTGCATGTTATGCAAAAAAGTCACGTTAAATCTAAGTTAGTGGTGGACAAGAAAATGAATATTTTGGGCATTATTAATATGGCAGATTTACTCAGCCGAAAAGTGCTTAAAACTGCCAACGAACGTGGTGTCACACGTGGCGATATGACAGTTAAAGAGGTGATGGTGCCGGTTAGCGAACTGCACGGCGTTAGCTATGAAAAAATTGCCAAAAGCAGCATTGGAGATGCACTGGCAACCATGCGTCAACTTGGCGAGCTGCACCTACTGGTCTTTGATATTGAGCAAAATCTACGGGGCGTGATTTCTGCAATCGATATCAGTCATGGATTAAATATAGCTATGGATGTTGGCCCCATCGCTCATAACTTTAAAGACGTTTTTAATGTGATCCATAACCATAGAGAATTGAGCTAG